In one Rhodococcus sp. B50 genomic region, the following are encoded:
- a CDS encoding NADP-dependent isocitrate dehydrogenase has product MSADKQSTIIYTLTDEAPLLATYAFLPIVRTFAGAAGIEIESSDISVPARILAEFPDRLTEEQRVPDNLAELGRLTQLAETNIIKLPNISASVPQLLAAIKELQGKGYQVPDFPDTPKTEEEHAIRERYGKILGSAVNPVLREGNSDRRAPRAVKEYARKHPHSMGEWSMASRSHVAHMRHGDFYHGEKSMTLDRPRKVRMELVTEGGETIVLKPEVDLGEGDIMDSMFMSKTALLDFYEEQMEDARKTGVMFSLHVKATMMKVSHPIVFGHAVKTFYKDAFAKHQELLDELGVNVNNGLGDLYDKIETLPSTQRDEIKQDLHNCHEHRPELAMVDSARGISNFHSPSDVIVDASMPAMIRSGGKMYGADGRPKDVKAVMPESTFARIYQEIINFCKTNGAFDPTTMGTVPNVGLMAQKAEEYGSHDKTFEVPEEGEANFVDVETGEVLLTQHVEAGDIWRMCTVKDAPVRDWVKLAVTRARNSGMPVLFWLDPYRPHENELIKKVELYLQDHDTEGLDIQIMSQVRSMRYTLERLIRGMDTIAATGNILRDYLTDLFPILELGTSAKMLSIVPLMAGGGLYETGAGGSAPKHVKQLVEENHLRWDSLGEFLALAVSLEDLGIKNGNKRAKILANTLDAATGKLLETDKSPSRKTGELDNRGSQFYLAMYWAQELAAQTEDPELAEQFAPLAETLARDEDTIVRELNEVQGSPVDIGGYYRPDRDKTVAVMRPSQTLNTALATVNPESGTAL; this is encoded by the coding sequence ATGAGCGCCGATAAGCAGTCGACCATCATCTACACGTTGACCGACGAGGCACCGTTGCTCGCGACCTACGCCTTCCTGCCGATCGTGCGTACCTTCGCTGGTGCCGCGGGCATCGAGATCGAGTCCAGCGACATCTCGGTGCCGGCGCGGATCCTGGCCGAGTTCCCCGACCGCCTCACGGAAGAGCAGCGCGTCCCGGACAACCTTGCCGAGCTGGGTCGTCTGACGCAACTGGCCGAGACCAACATCATCAAACTGCCCAACATCAGCGCGTCTGTGCCGCAACTCCTGGCCGCCATCAAGGAACTGCAGGGCAAGGGCTACCAGGTCCCGGATTTCCCGGACACCCCGAAGACGGAAGAGGAGCATGCCATCCGGGAGCGCTACGGCAAGATTCTCGGCAGTGCGGTCAACCCGGTCCTGCGTGAGGGCAACTCCGATCGGCGCGCACCCCGGGCGGTGAAGGAGTACGCCCGTAAGCACCCGCACAGCATGGGCGAGTGGTCGATGGCCTCACGCAGCCACGTCGCGCACATGCGGCACGGCGACTTCTACCACGGGGAGAAGTCGATGACGTTGGACCGTCCGCGCAAGGTCCGGATGGAGTTGGTGACCGAGGGCGGCGAGACGATCGTCCTCAAGCCCGAGGTGGACCTGGGTGAGGGCGACATCATGGACAGCATGTTCATGAGCAAGACGGCGTTGCTCGACTTCTACGAGGAACAGATGGAGGATGCGCGCAAGACGGGCGTGATGTTTTCCCTCCACGTCAAGGCGACGATGATGAAGGTCTCGCATCCCATCGTCTTCGGCCATGCGGTGAAGACCTTTTACAAGGACGCCTTCGCCAAGCATCAGGAGCTGCTCGACGAACTGGGCGTCAACGTCAACAACGGCCTCGGTGACCTGTACGACAAGATCGAGACGCTGCCCAGCACGCAGCGCGACGAAATCAAGCAGGACCTGCACAACTGCCATGAGCACCGCCCCGAGTTGGCCATGGTCGATTCCGCCCGCGGCATCTCGAACTTCCATTCACCCAGCGACGTCATCGTCGATGCCTCGATGCCCGCAATGATCCGCTCGGGCGGCAAGATGTACGGCGCCGACGGACGACCCAAGGACGTCAAGGCGGTCATGCCGGAGTCGACTTTCGCGCGCATCTACCAGGAGATCATCAACTTCTGTAAGACGAACGGCGCGTTCGACCCGACGACCATGGGTACCGTCCCCAACGTCGGGCTCATGGCGCAGAAGGCCGAGGAGTACGGCTCGCACGACAAGACCTTCGAAGTTCCGGAGGAGGGTGAGGCCAACTTCGTCGATGTCGAGACCGGTGAGGTGCTGCTCACCCAGCACGTCGAGGCGGGTGACATCTGGCGCATGTGCACCGTCAAGGACGCGCCGGTCCGCGACTGGGTCAAGCTCGCGGTCACCCGGGCACGCAACTCCGGTATGCCGGTCCTGTTCTGGCTCGACCCGTACCGTCCTCACGAGAACGAGTTGATCAAGAAGGTCGAGCTGTACCTGCAGGATCATGACACCGAGGGCCTCGACATCCAGATCATGTCGCAGGTGCGCTCGATGCGATACACGCTGGAGCGGCTGATCCGCGGGATGGACACTATCGCCGCGACAGGCAACATCCTGCGTGATTACCTCACCGACCTGTTCCCGATCCTCGAACTCGGTACGAGCGCCAAGATGCTGTCGATCGTGCCGCTGATGGCGGGCGGCGGCCTTTACGAGACGGGCGCCGGCGGGTCGGCGCCCAAGCACGTCAAGCAGTTGGTGGAGGAGAACCACCTGCGCTGGGATTCGCTCGGTGAGTTCCTCGCGTTGGCTGTAAGCCTGGAGGACCTCGGCATCAAGAATGGCAACAAGCGCGCCAAGATTCTGGCAAACACGCTCGATGCAGCGACCGGCAAGCTGTTGGAGACGGACAAGAGCCCGTCGCGCAAGACAGGCGAGCTCGACAACCGGGGCAGCCAGTTCTACCTCGCGATGTACTGGGCGCAGGAACTTGCCGCGCAGACCGAGGACCCGGAACTCGCAGAACAGTTCGCCCCGCTGGCCGAGACGCTGGCCAGGGACGAGGACACGATCGTGCGGGAGCTGAACGAGGTGCAGGGCTCGCCGGTCGACATCGGCGGCTACTACAGGCCGGACAGGGATAAGACCGTGGCCGTAATGCGGCCGAGTCAGACCCTGAACACCGCGCTGGCGACCGTCAACCCTGAGTCCGGAACCGCACTGTGA
- a CDS encoding transposase, whose amino-acid sequence MRHTVPRPSATTCSRPWTQRPAGHGGLTHHPDRFTDDNRHQPDALLERSPPLVTTHRLVHEFVNIMAERRGRDPTAWISAVDTDEEPALRTFAIGLPRDIGAVTAGLPLSHNSGPVECHINRIKMLERRKYERATLDPLLERVLHTR is encoded by the coding sequence ATGCGGCACACAGTGCCTAGACCGTCCGCCACCACCTGCAGCCGCCCTTGGACCCAGCGTCCGGCGGGCCACGGCGGGTTGACCCACCATCCCGACCGCTTCACCGACGACAACCGGCACCAGCCCGATGCGCTACTCGAGCGCAGTCCCCCGCTGGTTACTACCCACCGCCTCGTGCACGAGTTCGTCAACATCATGGCCGAACGCCGCGGACGCGACCCGACCGCCTGGATCAGCGCCGTCGACACCGATGAAGAACCCGCACTGCGCACTTTCGCCATCGGACTACCCCGAGACATCGGTGCCGTCACAGCAGGGCTGCCTCTCTCCCACAACTCCGGGCCCGTCGAATGCCACATCAATCGCATCAAAATGCTCGAACGACGGAAGTACGAGCGCGCAACCCTCGACCCACTCCTCGAACGCGTCCTCCACACCCGGTAA
- a CDS encoding hemolysin family protein has product MTADTLVNLALVLVFVLVGGVFAATEIALVSLRESQIRELDRRGGRGRRTATLARDPNRFLSAVQIGVTVAGFFSAAYGASTLAPDLAPTLRQWGLSESVANAAALIGTTLVIAYLSLVLGELVPKRIALQRATSTALVTAPALDRFATLMRPVIWLLSVSTDTLVRLLGADPSRKNEEITHDELRDMLIEHDALPTDERSVLTEVFDAGARCLTEVMRPRTEVDFLDADTSIPTARTIALNTAHSRFPITADTVDHVVGFVHLRDLLVADPVTGPERVADLCRPILALPGSKPALAALTVMRRGNAQIAVVIDEYGGTAGIVTIEDIVEEIVGEIGDEFESIDDVTAIGPAAQQPSSIGTQPIDGRLHIDDFSRLTGIELPDGPYDTVAGYVLHRLQQLPRGGESVECDGHRLTVDELDGRRIARLHLIRRP; this is encoded by the coding sequence ATGACCGCCGACACACTCGTCAACCTGGCGTTGGTACTGGTCTTCGTACTCGTCGGCGGCGTGTTCGCTGCCACTGAAATCGCGTTGGTGTCTTTGCGCGAAAGCCAGATCCGCGAACTCGACCGGCGTGGGGGACGCGGTCGACGCACCGCCACCCTCGCGCGCGACCCCAACCGGTTCCTGTCCGCGGTGCAGATCGGGGTGACCGTCGCCGGGTTCTTCTCGGCCGCCTACGGTGCCTCCACCCTCGCCCCCGATCTTGCTCCGACACTGCGCCAGTGGGGATTGTCCGAGAGCGTCGCCAACGCCGCAGCCTTGATCGGCACCACCTTGGTCATCGCGTATCTATCCCTGGTGCTGGGCGAGCTGGTACCCAAACGTATCGCCCTCCAACGCGCCACCAGCACGGCACTGGTCACCGCCCCGGCGCTGGATCGCTTCGCCACTCTGATGCGCCCGGTGATCTGGTTGCTCTCGGTCTCCACCGACACCCTGGTGCGCCTGCTCGGCGCCGATCCGTCCCGCAAGAACGAAGAGATCACCCACGACGAGCTACGCGACATGTTGATCGAGCACGATGCTCTTCCGACCGACGAGCGCAGTGTGCTCACCGAAGTCTTCGACGCCGGAGCACGGTGCCTCACCGAGGTGATGCGGCCACGCACCGAAGTGGACTTCCTCGACGCCGACACCTCGATCCCGACGGCTCGCACCATCGCACTGAACACGGCACACAGTCGTTTCCCGATCACGGCCGACACCGTCGATCATGTGGTCGGATTCGTGCACCTGCGGGATCTGCTCGTCGCCGACCCTGTGACCGGACCCGAGCGGGTCGCCGACCTGTGCCGTCCCATCCTGGCCCTGCCCGGTTCCAAACCGGCCCTGGCCGCGCTGACGGTCATGCGACGGGGCAACGCGCAGATCGCCGTGGTCATCGACGAGTACGGCGGCACTGCCGGCATCGTGACCATCGAGGACATTGTCGAAGAGATCGTCGGTGAGATCGGCGATGAATTCGAATCCATCGATGATGTCACCGCCATCGGACCGGCCGCCCAACAGCCCTCTTCGATCGGCACCCAACCGATCGACGGACGCCTGCACATCGACGACTTCTCCCGCCTGACCGGCATCGAGTTACCCGACGGTCCCTACGACACCGTTGCCGGTTACGTCCTGCACCGCCTGCAACAACTGCCGCGCGGTGGCGAATCCGTCGAGTGCGACGGGCACCGGCTCACCGTGGACGAACTCGATGGCCGTCGCATCGCGCGTCTGCACCTGATCCGACGCCCATAA
- a CDS encoding type II toxin-antitoxin system Phd/YefM family antitoxin, with translation MRTVPLGEAKDKLSALVDSAESTHDIITITRHGKPAAVPMSAEDLESLHETIYWLSRSGTREAIAEADREYASGRTTSLEDLRAEYGLPPR, from the coding sequence ATTCGCACGGTGCCGCTAGGTGAAGCCAAGGACAAGCTGTCCGCGTTGGTCGACAGCGCGGAGTCGACTCACGACATCATCACGATCACTAGGCATGGCAAACCGGCGGCAGTGCCTATGTCAGCCGAGGACCTCGAATCGCTGCACGAAACCATTTACTGGCTCTCGCGTTCTGGCACGCGTGAGGCGATCGCTGAGGCGGACCGGGAGTATGCCAGCGGCCGGACGACTTCACTCGAGGATCTGCGCGCCGAATACGGCCTACCGCCGCGGTGA